In a genomic window of Mucilaginibacter sp. KACC 22063:
- a CDS encoding oxidoreductase: MKKVILITGASSGMGKDFAIELLKDGHTVYGAARRVDKMADLQALGVKVMAMDVTNDESMVNGINTIIANEGRIDVLINNAGFGSYGAIEEVSMDDARYQLEVNVIGAARLMQLVLPHMRKQHFGRIINISSIAGKFSTPLGGWYHASKHALEALSDSVRNEVKQFGIDVIIIEPGGVKSEWADIAMDNAIKVSGNGAYQNMANRFAQLGKQQGHRMSDPKVITRLIKHAIASKKPKTRYSGGYMAKPILFLRSLLPDRVFDKLLMSQLK; the protein is encoded by the coding sequence ATGAAAAAAGTAATCCTGATTACCGGAGCCTCATCTGGCATGGGTAAAGATTTCGCAATAGAACTTCTTAAAGATGGCCATACCGTTTATGGAGCGGCCCGCAGGGTAGATAAAATGGCTGATCTGCAAGCGTTGGGTGTTAAGGTAATGGCTATGGATGTAACCAATGACGAGTCTATGGTAAACGGCATCAATACTATTATTGCCAATGAAGGCCGCATTGATGTGCTGATCAATAATGCCGGCTTTGGCTCATACGGTGCAATTGAAGAAGTATCAATGGACGATGCCCGGTATCAGCTCGAAGTAAATGTAATTGGTGCTGCGCGGCTGATGCAATTGGTATTACCGCACATGCGCAAACAACATTTCGGCCGTATCATCAATATATCTTCCATCGCAGGCAAATTCTCTACGCCACTTGGCGGCTGGTACCACGCCAGCAAACACGCGCTTGAAGCACTGAGCGATAGCGTGCGTAATGAAGTGAAGCAATTTGGAATTGATGTAATCATTATAGAACCGGGCGGCGTTAAATCTGAATGGGCAGACATAGCGATGGATAACGCTATCAAAGTTTCGGGCAATGGGGCATACCAGAATATGGCTAACAGATTTGCACAACTGGGGAAACAACAAGGGCACCGTATGTCGGATCCGAAGGTAATTACCCGGCTTATTAAACATGCCATAGCATCAAAAAAACCTAAAACAAGATATAGCGGTGGCTATATGGCGAAGCCTATTTTGTTTTTACGCAGCCTGCTGCCCGACCGTGTTTTTGACAAGTTACTGATGAGCCAGCTGAAATAG
- a CDS encoding PAS domain S-box protein: MPIANNQQEEIEALRSLIEETPDPVGLYVGREMRIQLANKAIKQTWGKWDVVGKTFREVLPELDEQGFYKLLDQVYTTGELYEAKQQEVVLTIDGVPKLFYFDFAYTPLKKADGTVWAVLNTAKDLTELVLARQRLSEAEARTRFVLDSVGIGSWDLDVVNRLVWWDDRCRELFGLTNTDIIPYEEVFKFIHHADRFMVDAAVNDALNPAKGGNYNVKFRTSGVENDKVKWLHCQGKAYFDAEGKPYRFSGIAQDITEAVASEEKIRSAEQLTQLAIEAAGAGTFFIDMLNNEMIYSPSLGRVLGGLEQENISREQFVNFLHPDDTDKRAKAYEEGFKTGKLSYEARFIWKDGSIHWVKTLGSFIFDPDGNPVVLMGVSMDITTEIEQREEQERLLLLIENTNDFISLSSPEGFVTYVNKAGLELLGFENIDEAKRPNMDYIMPDELPKLQEQINPSLLSEGQWSGHINFRHFVSKEPIPGYGTTFLLKDRYSDRLLGRATIFRDLRSEMASQKALAESEQLFRGITTASPAALWMSDDNAQIIYVNKIWIDWTGVPLEGHLGEGWLNYVMAEDVEKASAKFLSDFNGRKFHESHFRIKNPNGTERWVVCTGNPQYNSDGRFTGYIGACVDITDQKQLQQQKDEFIGIASHELKTPVTSIKAYSQVLEAMFRRNGDEQKANMVLKMNTQIDRLTNLISDLLDVTKIQSGRLQFNHSYFNFDEMITELIEDLQRTTQRHKIKAEIHPVGEVYADRDRISQVIVNLITNAIKYSPDSEDIIVKAELNNKEVEVCVQDFGIGIDEDKQPYVFEQFYRVSGDKQHTFPGLGLGLYISSEIIKREGGRIWVNSVYGKGSTFCFSLSQNRI, encoded by the coding sequence ATGCCCATCGCTAACAACCAGCAGGAAGAAATAGAAGCTTTGCGTAGCCTCATTGAGGAAACGCCCGACCCTGTTGGTTTATATGTAGGCCGTGAAATGCGCATACAGTTAGCAAACAAAGCCATAAAACAAACCTGGGGAAAGTGGGATGTGGTAGGCAAAACCTTTCGGGAGGTACTCCCCGAACTTGATGAGCAAGGGTTTTACAAATTGTTAGACCAGGTTTATACAACCGGCGAGTTATATGAAGCAAAGCAGCAGGAAGTTGTCCTGACCATTGACGGTGTCCCTAAGCTCTTTTACTTTGACTTTGCTTATACCCCATTAAAAAAAGCTGACGGAACTGTTTGGGCGGTTTTAAATACTGCTAAAGATCTTACCGAGCTTGTACTGGCACGCCAGCGATTGTCAGAAGCTGAAGCGCGTACGCGCTTTGTACTTGATTCGGTAGGTATAGGCAGCTGGGACCTGGATGTTGTCAATAGATTAGTTTGGTGGGACGACCGCTGCCGGGAGCTTTTTGGATTGACAAATACCGATATTATACCTTATGAAGAAGTATTTAAGTTTATCCACCATGCCGACCGTTTTATGGTTGATGCAGCTGTTAACGATGCATTAAACCCGGCAAAAGGCGGTAATTATAATGTGAAGTTCCGTACATCTGGGGTGGAAAATGATAAAGTGAAATGGTTGCACTGCCAGGGCAAGGCATACTTTGATGCAGAAGGCAAACCTTACCGCTTTTCGGGTATTGCACAGGATATTACTGAAGCTGTAGCTTCTGAAGAAAAAATCCGTTCCGCAGAACAGCTTACGCAATTAGCTATTGAAGCAGCAGGTGCAGGTACGTTCTTCATTGATATGCTTAACAACGAAATGATATACTCGCCATCCCTTGGCAGGGTGTTAGGCGGACTGGAGCAGGAAAATATCAGCCGGGAACAATTTGTAAACTTTTTGCATCCGGATGATACAGATAAACGGGCAAAAGCCTACGAGGAGGGATTTAAAACAGGCAAACTGAGTTACGAGGCGCGTTTTATCTGGAAGGATGGATCAATACACTGGGTAAAAACATTAGGGTCGTTCATTTTTGACCCGGATGGTAACCCTGTAGTGTTGATGGGGGTATCTATGGATATTACCACAGAAATTGAACAGCGCGAAGAACAGGAACGCTTGCTGCTGCTGATTGAAAACACGAATGACTTTATCAGCCTGTCGTCTCCCGAGGGTTTTGTAACTTATGTAAACAAAGCCGGGCTTGAGCTTTTAGGCTTTGAAAATATTGATGAAGCGAAAAGGCCTAACATGGATTACATTATGCCTGATGAGTTGCCAAAACTTCAGGAGCAAATTAATCCATCGCTACTATCAGAAGGGCAGTGGTCTGGCCATATAAATTTTCGGCACTTTGTAAGTAAAGAACCAATACCTGGCTACGGAACAACCTTTTTATTGAAGGACCGTTACTCGGACAGGTTGCTTGGCAGGGCAACTATTTTCAGGGATTTGAGATCTGAAATGGCTTCACAAAAAGCACTTGCCGAAAGTGAGCAATTATTCAGGGGTATTACTACTGCCTCCCCTGCGGCATTATGGATGTCTGACGATAATGCACAGATCATTTATGTGAACAAGATCTGGATCGACTGGACAGGCGTACCGCTGGAAGGGCACCTGGGCGAAGGTTGGCTAAATTATGTGATGGCCGAAGACGTTGAAAAAGCGTCAGCCAAATTCCTGAGCGACTTTAATGGACGTAAGTTTCATGAGAGCCATTTCAGAATAAAAAACCCTAACGGCACAGAACGCTGGGTGGTTTGTACAGGCAATCCGCAATATAATTCGGATGGGCGCTTTACAGGCTATATTGGCGCTTGTGTAGATATAACTGATCAAAAGCAACTACAACAGCAAAAGGACGAGTTTATTGGCATAGCCAGTCATGAATTAAAAACCCCGGTTACCAGCATTAAGGCGTATAGCCAGGTACTGGAGGCGATGTTCCGCAGAAACGGCGACGAGCAAAAGGCAAACATGGTGCTTAAGATGAACACCCAGATTGACCGCCTTACCAACCTGATCAGCGATTTGTTAGATGTTACCAAGATACAATCGGGCAGGTTGCAATTCAATCACAGCTACTTCAATTTCGATGAGATGATTACCGAGTTAATTGAAGATTTACAGCGTACTACTCAGCGCCATAAAATTAAAGCGGAGATACATCCGGTTGGAGAAGTATACGCTGACCGCGACCGGATAAGCCAGGTAATAGTTAACCTGATTACCAATGCCATAAAATACTCGCCTGATAGTGAAGATATTATTGTTAAAGCAGAACTTAACAATAAAGAAGTTGAGGTATGTGTTCAGGATTTTGGAATTGGTATAGATGAAGATAAGCAACCTTATGTATTCGAGCAGTTTTACCGGGTAAGCGGCGATAAGCAGCACACTTTTCCGGGCTTGGGACTTGGACTTTACATTTCGTCGGAAATTATTAAACGCGAAGGCGGCCGTATTTGGGTAAATTCTGTTTATGGCAAAGGCTCAACTTTTTGTTTTTCACTATCTCAAAACAGAATTTAA
- a CDS encoding GNAT family N-acetyltransferase yields the protein MVLFRNATAADFDLTLQIKKTSIKPYIEQIWGWDDSVQLEFHTKDFDPEKVKILLNDRNDAIGLLVTKEDDTRIYLQSLLICDHTQGKGIGTAVLYELIQQAKLRSKQIELQVFKVNKRAKALYERLGFCTTGETAFHYKMSFDNVNSL from the coding sequence ATGGTACTTTTCAGAAATGCTACAGCTGCTGATTTTGATCTGACCCTTCAAATCAAAAAAACATCAATCAAGCCATATATAGAGCAAATATGGGGTTGGGATGATTCAGTTCAGCTGGAATTTCATACCAAAGACTTCGATCCTGAAAAAGTTAAAATCCTCCTTAATGACCGCAATGATGCTATCGGGCTTCTTGTTACTAAAGAAGACGATACGCGTATTTACCTTCAAAGCCTTCTTATATGTGACCACACTCAGGGTAAGGGTATTGGTACAGCGGTATTGTATGAATTAATTCAGCAAGCGAAATTAAGATCAAAACAAATCGAATTACAGGTTTTTAAGGTAAATAAGCGAGCTAAAGCCTTGTATGAACGATTGGGATTCTGTACAACCGGAGAGACCGCGTTTCATTATAAAATGTCGTTCGACAATGTTAATAGTTTATAA
- a CDS encoding SAM-dependent methyltransferase: MTAGTLYLIPVPLADDAAAKSFTPFLVDTINSITEYIVENEKTARRFLKEAGLKTPQSQLIIHDYGKHNRSGDIAAFFTGLIAGRDAGLMSEAGCPGIADPGADIVAEAHKRGIKVVPLVGPSSILLALMASGFNGQSFTFHGYLPIDKVQRSKRIKELEGLAERFKQTQLFIETPFRNNQLLEEILKSCKPATRLCIACNLTAADEMVVTKTVSQWKQSVPELHKKPTIFLIFS, encoded by the coding sequence ATGACTGCCGGAACACTTTATTTAATACCGGTTCCGCTTGCAGACGACGCAGCGGCCAAATCTTTTACACCGTTTCTGGTTGATACTATTAACAGCATTACGGAGTATATTGTTGAGAATGAAAAGACCGCCCGCCGGTTTTTAAAAGAAGCCGGATTAAAAACCCCGCAAAGCCAGCTCATCATTCATGATTATGGCAAACACAACCGCAGTGGCGATATAGCCGCTTTTTTTACAGGTTTGATTGCCGGGCGCGATGCAGGTTTAATGAGCGAAGCAGGTTGCCCTGGCATTGCCGACCCGGGTGCCGACATTGTTGCCGAAGCACATAAACGAGGTATAAAAGTAGTGCCGCTTGTTGGCCCAAGCTCCATATTGTTGGCACTGATGGCATCAGGCTTTAATGGGCAAAGCTTTACCTTTCACGGTTATCTACCAATTGATAAAGTGCAGCGCAGTAAGCGCATTAAAGAACTGGAAGGATTGGCCGAACGGTTTAAGCAAACGCAGTTGTTTATAGAAACTCCCTTCCGAAACAATCAGCTATTAGAGGAAATACTTAAAAGTTGCAAACCCGCCACCCGCTTGTGTATTGCCTGTAACCTTACGGCAGCCGATGAAATGGTGGTTACCAAAACAGTTTCGCAATGGAAGCAAAGCGTGCCCGAACTGCATAAAAAACCAACCATCTTCCTGATCTTTTCATAG
- a CDS encoding AI-2E family transporter, translating into MTDKNTTKEDLSYVQKVWSTVGIVAFLVILILIARVAFNVLLMMLAGSLIAVYFHGLGDIIQRKTKMKRGPAMGISVVGSFLILAALLWFMGTKIQAQIAELSDSLPHTISNARAKLAETSLGQKVLDYLSDDGNSQKMFTTAQHFFSTSFGVMGNIYVIFLLSIFFTVNPSMYKNGIIMMFRPKHKELATCVMDRLSLSLKAWLKTTMLSIVLISIFLFTGLSIMGIPAALVLALFAGMLKIVPNFGSLVAMIPGVLLALTISTDTAIIVTLLYVVSQTIVSSVITPIVQNRMINLPPALTIVSQIIMGTLSGALGVILAVPLLAIVFILVDELYVKKINREAA; encoded by the coding sequence ATGACTGATAAAAATACTACTAAAGAAGATCTAAGCTATGTACAAAAAGTATGGAGCACGGTAGGCATTGTTGCCTTTCTGGTTATCCTGATACTTATTGCACGTGTTGCTTTTAATGTACTGTTAATGATGCTTGCAGGGTCTCTTATAGCCGTTTACTTTCATGGCTTGGGAGATATTATCCAACGAAAAACCAAGATGAAACGCGGCCCTGCTATGGGCATATCCGTGGTAGGTTCATTTCTGATACTTGCCGCATTGCTTTGGTTTATGGGCACCAAAATACAGGCACAGATCGCCGAGCTTAGCGATAGCCTACCCCATACTATCAGTAATGCCCGCGCTAAACTTGCTGAAACATCTTTAGGGCAAAAAGTACTGGATTATTTATCAGACGATGGTAACTCGCAAAAAATGTTTACTACCGCGCAGCATTTTTTCAGTACCAGTTTTGGTGTAATGGGAAATATCTATGTGATCTTTCTACTCAGCATATTTTTCACCGTTAACCCATCAATGTATAAAAACGGCATTATTATGATGTTCAGGCCTAAGCACAAAGAGCTGGCCACCTGTGTGATGGATAGGTTAAGCCTTTCTTTAAAAGCCTGGCTTAAAACTACCATGCTATCTATTGTGCTTATATCTATATTCCTGTTCACCGGCTTATCTATCATGGGCATCCCTGCCGCACTGGTACTGGCCTTATTTGCCGGTATGCTAAAAATAGTACCCAACTTTGGGTCGTTAGTGGCCATGATACCGGGCGTTTTGCTGGCGCTTACCATCAGCACGGATACGGCAATTATAGTAACGCTGCTTTATGTGGTTTCACAAACCATTGTAAGTAGTGTAATTACACCTATTGTGCAAAATCGCATGATCAATCTGCCGCCTGCACTAACCATAGTTAGCCAGATCATCATGGGGACACTGTCCGGTGCTTTGGGCGTGATACTGGCAGTACCGCTGTTAGCTATTGTTTTTATTTTGGTTGATGAGCTCTATGTAAAAAAGATCAACCGCGAGGCTGCCTAA
- a CDS encoding MOSC domain-containing protein, translated as MLQVSQLFIYPVKSLGGIAVTKAQVTDRGLMHDRRWMLIDNNNRFLSQREHANMALFNVAIKDEGLLITYQPDGSNIIVPFQPETDEQIQVTVWDDTCVGIRVSDAVDQWFTAILNMPCRMVYMPDVSHRNVDPRYALDGEVTSFADAYPFLLIGQSSLDELNSRLEEKISIDRFRPNIVFTGGEPFQEDEMKHFAINGIHFYGVKLCARCVMVTINQQTAAKGTEPLKTLAKYRFKNNKILFGQNLLHKGEGELSLGNTLQILA; from the coding sequence ATGTTGCAGGTAAGCCAATTGTTTATTTATCCGGTAAAATCTTTGGGAGGCATTGCTGTTACTAAAGCGCAGGTAACGGACCGCGGCCTGATGCACGACCGCAGGTGGATGCTGATTGATAACAATAACCGTTTTTTGTCACAGCGGGAGCATGCAAACATGGCTTTGTTTAATGTAGCTATCAAAGACGAAGGTTTATTGATTACTTACCAGCCTGATGGCAGTAATATCATTGTACCGTTCCAGCCTGAAACCGATGAGCAAATACAGGTTACCGTTTGGGATGATACCTGTGTGGGTATCCGCGTAAGTGATGCGGTAGATCAGTGGTTTACGGCTATACTAAATATGCCATGCCGCATGGTTTACATGCCGGACGTATCGCATCGTAATGTGGACCCAAGATATGCCCTTGATGGAGAAGTAACTTCTTTTGCTGATGCTTACCCGTTTTTACTGATTGGGCAATCGTCACTCGATGAATTGAACAGCCGGTTAGAAGAAAAAATCAGCATCGACCGTTTCAGGCCAAATATTGTTTTTACCGGCGGTGAGCCTTTTCAGGAAGATGAAATGAAGCATTTTGCCATTAACGGGATTCATTTTTATGGGGTTAAATTATGCGCAAGGTGTGTAATGGTTACCATTAACCAGCAGACGGCGGCAAAAGGTACAGAACCGTTAAAAACCTTAGCTAAATACCGCTTCAAAAATAATAAGATCCTCTTCGGACAAAACTTACTTCATAAAGGAGAGGGCGAATTATCTTTAGGAAATACCTTGCAGATATTAGCCTGA
- a CDS encoding response regulator transcription factor, whose product MLKRILIADDDPGIVDAVEMMLSFYDYQVSSTYDGNEVTDLVPELNPDLILLDIWMSGVDGRDVCHKLKNNPATSGIPVLMISASKDIAASAIDSGADGFIAKPFDMDDLITKIEDLLHREGEIQQQSA is encoded by the coding sequence ATGCTGAAAAGAATACTCATTGCTGACGACGATCCGGGGATTGTAGATGCGGTTGAAATGATGCTGAGCTTTTACGACTATCAGGTAAGCTCTACTTATGATGGAAATGAGGTAACTGATCTTGTGCCTGAATTAAATCCTGATCTGATATTACTGGACATCTGGATGTCGGGCGTTGATGGGCGCGATGTATGCCATAAGCTAAAGAACAATCCTGCCACAAGTGGTATTCCTGTCCTCATGATTTCTGCAAGTAAGGATATCGCCGCATCGGCCATAGATTCGGGAGCCGATGGCTTTATTGCAAAACCCTTCGACATGGACGACCTTATTACCAAGATCGAAGACCTGTTGCACCGCGAAGGTGAAATACAGCAGCAAAGCGCCTGA
- a CDS encoding FAD-dependent oxidoreductase: protein MKLTSQHTQVLIIGAGPSGLMMAAQLIRYGIAPLIIDSKQGPTEHTKALAVQARSLEIYRQMGIADAVISGGKPAKGFRFTYNGRANGYLPIEEIGKGQTLYPYVFIYPQSKNERVLLNTLTQNTVPVYWNTKLIELKPDDRLITAILEDGNEQINITADWVIGADGAHSTMRQKLHIPFNGDTYPQLFYLADIVANHTGDDMEMYVTSNGFAGFFPAEEKNGFRIIGDLPKRLIDKQDLTFDDVLPDLERVKGSKVIVNQCKWFTTYKLHHRKADSFRSGRCFLIGDAAHIHSPVGGQGMNTGLQDAYNLAWKLAGVINGKIQERILDSYAAERMPVAKDLLKSTDRAFSTIMSNSLTARLFKRWMMPAILNSAWKSKKIKQYLFKCISQIEINYRHSEINLHLSQAHQVKAGDRLPYLKLYDEKKQVETDLHAWCSKPGFTLILFGHLQEQQLLTFARWITHYYGQGLNFFYLPPSKRNQHIFDAFEIKPGFLKSIVVRPDTHIGFMCDSADMDVINNYLEQTTGLKRNS, encoded by the coding sequence ATGAAGCTCACCAGCCAGCATACCCAGGTATTAATTATAGGCGCAGGGCCATCCGGTTTAATGATGGCAGCGCAGCTGATCAGGTATGGCATTGCTCCGCTTATTATTGATAGCAAGCAAGGGCCTACCGAACATACCAAAGCTTTAGCTGTACAGGCACGCAGCCTGGAAATATACAGGCAAATGGGTATTGCCGATGCTGTGATCTCGGGCGGTAAGCCCGCCAAAGGCTTCAGGTTTACTTATAATGGCAGGGCAAACGGATACCTCCCAATTGAGGAAATTGGCAAAGGTCAAACGTTATATCCTTATGTGTTTATCTATCCGCAAAGTAAAAATGAGCGTGTATTATTAAATACGTTAACCCAAAACACGGTACCCGTTTACTGGAACACTAAGCTGATCGAATTAAAACCCGATGATAGGTTGATCACTGCAATTTTAGAAGATGGAAACGAGCAAATAAACATTACGGCTGATTGGGTTATCGGTGCAGATGGCGCTCATAGCACCATGCGCCAAAAGTTACACATTCCTTTTAATGGGGATACCTATCCGCAATTGTTTTACCTGGCAGATATTGTTGCCAATCATACCGGCGATGATATGGAAATGTACGTTACCTCAAACGGCTTTGCCGGATTTTTCCCGGCAGAAGAGAAGAACGGATTTCGCATTATCGGCGATTTACCTAAAAGGCTTATTGACAAACAGGATTTAACTTTTGATGACGTGCTGCCTGATTTAGAGCGGGTAAAAGGCTCAAAAGTAATTGTTAATCAATGCAAATGGTTTACTACCTATAAGCTTCATCACCGTAAGGCAGATAGTTTCAGATCGGGCCGTTGCTTTTTGATAGGTGATGCCGCACATATCCATTCGCCCGTTGGCGGTCAGGGCATGAATACCGGCTTGCAGGATGCTTATAACCTTGCATGGAAACTGGCTGGCGTAATTAACGGTAAAATACAGGAACGGATATTAGACAGCTATGCGGCCGAGCGCATGCCGGTTGCAAAAGATCTGCTCAAATCTACCGACAGGGCGTTCAGCACTATTATGTCTAACAGTTTAACTGCGCGTTTATTTAAAAGGTGGATGATGCCTGCTATTTTAAACAGTGCATGGAAAAGTAAAAAAATTAAGCAATACCTGTTTAAGTGCATTTCTCAAATTGAAATTAACTACCGGCATAGTGAAATCAACCTGCATTTAAGTCAGGCACATCAGGTAAAGGCGGGCGACCGACTGCCTTACCTCAAACTATATGATGAAAAGAAACAGGTAGAAACAGACCTGCATGCCTGGTGCAGCAAACCGGGATTTACACTGATATTATTTGGCCATTTGCAGGAACAGCAATTGCTAACCTTTGCCCGGTGGATTACGCATTATTACGGACAGGGGCTCAACTTTTTCTACCTGCCGCCATCAAAACGCAACCAGCATATATTTGATGCTTTTGAGATTAAGCCAGGTTTTCTGAAATCGATTGTTGTTAGGCCGGATACTCATATAGGCTTTATGTGCGATAGCGCCGACATGGATGTAATTAATAATTATTTAGAGCAGACAACCGGGTTGAAAAGGAACAGCTAA